A window from Bubalus kerabau isolate K-KA32 ecotype Philippines breed swamp buffalo chromosome 5, PCC_UOA_SB_1v2, whole genome shotgun sequence encodes these proteins:
- the FBXO2 gene encoding F-box only protein 2 has protein sequence MDGDGDPESVGQPEEASPEEQQEEACAEEASGGEERPEDEGEEEAAYLDELPEPLLLRVLAELPAAQLVQACRLVCLRWKELVDGAPLWLLKCQQEGLVPQDGPEDERDHWQQFYFLSKRRRNLLRNPCGEEDLEGWCDVEHGGDGWRVEELPGDCGVEFIHDESVKKYFASSFEWCRKAQIINLQAEGYWEELLDTTQPAIVVKDWYSGRRDAGCLYELTVKLLSEHEDVLAEFNSGQVAVPADSDDGGWIEISHIFTDYGPGVRFVRFEHGGQDCVYWKGWFGARVTNSSVWVEP, from the exons ATGGACGGAGACGGTGACCCAG AGAGCGTGGGCCAGCCGGAGGAGGCAAGCCCGGAGGAGCAGCAGGAGGAGGCGTGCGCGGAGGAGGCGAGCGGCGGGGAGGAGCGACCCGAGGacgagggggaggaggaggcggcaTACCTGGACGAGCTGCCGGAGCCGCTGCTGCTGCGTGTGCTGGCCGAGTTGCCGGCTGCCCAGTTGGTGCAGGCCTGCCGCCTGGTGTGCCTGCGCTGGAAGGAGCTGGTGGACGGCGCCCCCCTGTGGCTGCTCAAATGCCAGCAGGAGGGTCTAGTGCCCCAGGACGGCCCCGAGGACGAGCGCGACCACTGGCAGCAATTCTACTTCCTCAGCAAGAGGCGGCGCAACCTGCTGCGCAACCCGTGTGGGGAAG AGGACCTGGAGGGCTGGTGCGACGTGGAGCACGGTGGGGACGGCTGGAGGGTGGAGGAGCTGCCCGGAGACTGTGGGGTGGAATTCATCCATGATGAGAGCGTCAAGAAGTACTTCGCCTCCTCCTTCGA GTGGTGTCGCAAAGCGCAGATCATTAATCTGCAGGCTGAGGGCTACTGGGAGGAGCTACTGGACACCACTCAGCCGGCGATCGTGGTGAAGGACTG GTACTCTGGCCGCAGAGACGCCGGCTGCCTGTACGAGCTCACCGTGAAGCTGCTGTCGGAGCACGAGGACGTGCTGGCCGAGTTCAACAGCGGGCAGGTGGCAGTGCCGGCGGACAGCGACGACGGTGGCTGGATTGAG ATCTCCCACATCTTCACCGACTATGGGCCCGGCGTCCGCTTCGTCCGCTTCGAGCATGGGGGACAGGACTGCGTCTACTGGAAGGGCTGGTTCGGGGCCCGGGTGACCAACAGCAGCGTGTGGGTGGAGCCCTGA
- the FBXO6 gene encoding F-box only protein 6: protein MALVSINQLPENILLEVFTHVPARQLLWNCRPVCCLWRDLIDLMSLWKHKCLQEGYVTEDWDQPVSDWKVFYFLCSLRRNLLRNPCAEEDMKSWKIDSNGGDQWKVESLPGAHGTGFPDSKVKKYFVTSYDLCLKSQIIDLKAEGYWEELLDKFRPDIVVKDWFAPRADCGCTYQIRVQLASADYLVLASFEPPPVTIHQWNDAKWTEVSHTFSDYPPGVRHIFFQHGGKDTQFWAGWYGPRVTNSSVVISHRVTRNPPHAVAQP, encoded by the exons ATGGCCCTGGTCAGCATCAACCAGCTACCCGAGAACATCCTGCTGGAGGTGTTCACGCACGTGCCCGCCCGCCAGCTGCTGTGGAACTGCCGCCCTGTATGCTGCCTCTGGCGTGACCTCATTGACCTCATGTCCCTCTGGAAGCACAAGTGCCTGCAGGAGGGCTACGTCACCGAGGACTGGGACCAGCCTGTGTCCGACTGGAAGGTCTTCTACTTTCTGTGCAGTCTCCGCAGGAACCTGCTGCGCAACCCGTGTGCCgaag AGGATATGAAATCCTGGAAAATCGACTCCAACGGAGGGGACCAGTGGAAGGTGGAGAGCCTCCCCGGAGCACATGGCACAGGCTTTCCTGACTCCAAAGTCAAGAAGTACTTTGTCACGTCCTATGA CCTGTGTCTCAAGTCCCAGATAATAGACCTCAAAGCCGAGGGCTACTGGGAGGAGCTACTGGACAAGTTCCGGCCGGACATCGTGGTTAAGGACTG GTTCGCCCCTAGAGCAGATTGTGGCTGTACCTACCAAATCCGAGTACAATTGGCCTCGGCCGACTACCTCGTCCTGGCCTCCTTCGAGCCCCCGCCCGTGACCATCCACCAGTGGAACGATGCCAAGTGGACAGAG gTTTCCCACACCTTCTCGGATTACCCTCCAGGCGTCCGCCACATCTTCTTTCAGCACGGGGGCAAGGACACCCAGTTCTGGGCAGGCTGGTATGGGCCCCGTGTCACCAATAGCAGCGTTGTCATCAGCCACAGGGTGACCAGGAACCCGCCCCACGCCGTGGCACAGCCCTAG
- the LOC129653051 gene encoding uncharacterized protein LOC129653051 isoform X2: MAVGNINELPENILLELFTHVPARQLLLRCRLVCSLWRDLIDLVTLWKRKCLREGFITEDWDQPVADWKVFYFLRSLRRNLLHNPCAEEGFEFWSLDVNGGDEWKVEDLSKDQRKEFPNDQHLPQVPGGGSQGRRVLGGADGHHTARYRGQRLVCSQARLRVQVPAVCSAPVVSTRTSGDLPARPSNDPAEERCQVEGGLPHFLQLSTWRPLYLVSARRRGHSLLGRLVRPKGHQQQHHHRAPTAMTPPSPQPPNPN, encoded by the exons ATGGCGGTGGGGAACATCAACGAGCTGCCTGAGAACATCCTGCTCGAGTTGTTCACACACGTGCCCGCCCGCCAGCTGCTCCTGCGCTGCCGCCTGGTCTGCAGCCTCTGGCGCGACCTCATCGACCTCGTGACCCTCTGGAAGCGCAAGTGCCTGCGCGAGGGCTTCATCACTGAGGACTGGGATCAGCCCGTGGCGGACTGGAAGGTCTTCTACTTCCTCCGCAGCCTCCGCAGGAACCTCCTGCATAACCCATGTGCCGAAG AGGGGTTTGAATTCTGGAGCCTGGACGTGAATGGAGGTGATGAGTGGAAGGTGGAAGATCTCTCCAAAGACCAGAGGAAGGAATTCCCCAATGACCAG cacctGCCTCAAGTCCCAGGTGGTGGATCTCAAGGCCGAAGGGTACTGGGAGGAGCTGATGGACACCACACGGCCAGATATCGAGGTCAAAGACTG GTTTGCAGCCAGGCCAGACTGCGGGTCCAAGTACCAGCTGTGTGTTCAGCTCCTGTCGTCAGCACACGCACCTCTGGGGACCTTCCAGCCAGACCCagcaatgatccagcagaagaGCGATGCCAAGTGGAGGGAG gtctcccacactttCTCCAACTATCCACCTGGCGTCCGCTATATCTGGTTTCAGCACGGCGGCGTGGACACTCACTACTGGGCCGGCTGGTACGGCCCAAGGGTCACCAACAGCAGCATCACCATCGGGCCCCCACTGCCATGACACCCCCGAGCCCCCAGCCACCTAATCCCAACTGA
- the LOC129653051 gene encoding F-box only protein 44 isoform X1 codes for MQEIQEMRAMAVGNINELPENILLELFTHVPARQLLLRCRLVCSLWRDLIDLVTLWKRKCLREGFITEDWDQPVADWKVFYFLRSLRRNLLHNPCAEEGFEFWSLDVNGGDEWKVEDLSKDQRKEFPNDQVKKYFVTSYYTCLKSQVVDLKAEGYWEELMDTTRPDIEVKDWFAARPDCGSKYQLCVQLLSSAHAPLGTFQPDPAMIQQKSDAKWREVSHTFSNYPPGVRYIWFQHGGVDTHYWAGWYGPRVTNSSITIGPPLP; via the exons atgcaggagatacaagagat GAGAGCAATGGCGGTGGGGAACATCAACGAGCTGCCTGAGAACATCCTGCTCGAGTTGTTCACACACGTGCCCGCCCGCCAGCTGCTCCTGCGCTGCCGCCTGGTCTGCAGCCTCTGGCGCGACCTCATCGACCTCGTGACCCTCTGGAAGCGCAAGTGCCTGCGCGAGGGCTTCATCACTGAGGACTGGGATCAGCCCGTGGCGGACTGGAAGGTCTTCTACTTCCTCCGCAGCCTCCGCAGGAACCTCCTGCATAACCCATGTGCCGAAG AGGGGTTTGAATTCTGGAGCCTGGACGTGAATGGAGGTGATGAGTGGAAGGTGGAAGATCTCTCCAAAGACCAGAGGAAGGAATTCCCCAATGACCAGGTCAAGAAATACTTCGTGACTTCTTATTA cacctGCCTCAAGTCCCAGGTGGTGGATCTCAAGGCCGAAGGGTACTGGGAGGAGCTGATGGACACCACACGGCCAGATATCGAGGTCAAAGACTG GTTTGCAGCCAGGCCAGACTGCGGGTCCAAGTACCAGCTGTGTGTTCAGCTCCTGTCGTCAGCACACGCACCTCTGGGGACCTTCCAGCCAGACCCagcaatgatccagcagaagaGCGATGCCAAGTGGAGGGAG gtctcccacactttCTCCAACTATCCACCTGGCGTCCGCTATATCTGGTTTCAGCACGGCGGCGTGGACACTCACTACTGGGCCGGCTGGTACGGCCCAAGGGTCACCAACAGCAGCATCACCATCGGGCCCCCACTGCCATGA
- the MAD2L2 gene encoding mitotic spindle assembly checkpoint protein MAD2B isoform X1 translates to MTTLTRQDLNFGQVVADVLCEFLEVAVHLILYVREVYPVGIFQKRKKYNVPVQNDVEKVVVVILDKEHRPVEKFVFEITQPPLLSISSDSLLSHVEQLLRAFILKISVCDAVLDHNPPGCTFTVLVHTREAATRNMEKIQVIKDFPWILADEQDVHMHDPRLIPLKTMTSDILKMQLYVEERAHKSS, encoded by the exons ATGACCACGCTCACGCGACAGGACCTCAACTTTGGTCAAG TGGTGGCCGATGTGCTCTGCGAGTTCCTGGAGGTGGCGGTGCACCTGATCCTCTACGTGCGTGAGGTCTACCCGGTGGGCATCTTCCAGAAGCGTAAGAAGTACAACGTGCCTGTCCAG AATGACGTGGAGAAAGTGGTGGTGGTAATTTTGGACAAGGAGCACCGCCCAGTGGAGAAATTCGTCTTTGAAATCACCCAGCCCCCGCTGCTGTCCATCAG ctCCGACTCCCTGCTGTCTCACGTGGAACAGCTGCTCCGAGCCTTCATCCTGAAGATCAGTGTGTGTGATGCTGTTCTGGACCACAACCCCCCAG GCTGTACCTTCACCGTCTTAGTGCACACGAGAGAAGCTGCCACTCGCAACATGGAGAAGATCCAGGTCATCAAG GACTTCCCCTGGATCCTGGCAGATGAGCAGGATGTCCACATGCACGACCCCCGACTGATACCTCTAAAGACCATGACATCAGACATCTTAAAG ATGCAGCTCTATGTAGAAGAGCGGGCGCATAAAAGCAGCTGA
- the MAD2L2 gene encoding mitotic spindle assembly checkpoint protein MAD2B isoform X2 — protein sequence MTTLTRQDLNFGQVVADVLCEFLEVAVHLILYVREVYPVGIFQKRKKYNVPVQMSCHPELNQYIQDTLHCVKPLLEKNDVEKVVVVILDKEHRPVEKFVFEITQPPLLSISSDSLLSHVEQLLRAFILKISVCDAVLDHNPPGCTFTVLVHTREAATRNMEKIQVIKDFPWILADEQDVHMHDPRLIPLKTMTSDILKMQLYVEERAHKSS from the exons ATGACCACGCTCACGCGACAGGACCTCAACTTTGGTCAAG TGGTGGCCGATGTGCTCTGCGAGTTCCTGGAGGTGGCGGTGCACCTGATCCTCTACGTGCGTGAGGTCTACCCGGTGGGCATCTTCCAGAAGCGTAAGAAGTACAACGTGCCTGTCCAG ATGTCCTGTCACCCGGAGCTGAACCAGTATATCCAGGACACATTGCACTGCGTCAAGCCACTCCTGGAGAAG AATGACGTGGAGAAAGTGGTGGTGGTAATTTTGGACAAGGAGCACCGCCCAGTGGAGAAATTCGTCTTTGAAATCACCCAGCCCCCGCTGCTGTCCATCAG ctCCGACTCCCTGCTGTCTCACGTGGAACAGCTGCTCCGAGCCTTCATCCTGAAGATCAGTGTGTGTGATGCTGTTCTGGACCACAACCCCCCAG GCTGTACCTTCACCGTCTTAGTGCACACGAGAGAAGCTGCCACTCGCAACATGGAGAAGATCCAGGTCATCAAG GACTTCCCCTGGATCCTGGCAGATGAGCAGGATGTCCACATGCACGACCCCCGACTGATACCTCTAAAGACCATGACATCAGACATCTTAAAG ATGCAGCTCTATGTAGAAGAGCGGGCGCATAAAAGCAGCTGA